A single window of Nocardia sp. NBC_01327 DNA harbors:
- a CDS encoding ATP synthase F0 subunit C, protein MSTFATLAADAAPTVKGYGAIGYGLAAIGPGIGVGIVVGKAIEGIARQPELQGTIRTTMFLGIAFTEALALIGLVAGFIF, encoded by the coding sequence ATGAGCACCTTCGCGACCCTGGCTGCAGACGCTGCTCCTACGGTTAAGGGCTACGGCGCCATCGGCTACGGCCTGGCCGCGATCGGCCCCGGCATCGGTGTAGGCATCGTGGTCGGTAAGGCCATCGAGGGCATCGCCCGTCAGCCCGAGCTGCAGGGCACCATCCGGACCACCATGTTCCTGGGTATCGCGTTCACCGAGGCCCTGGCACTGATCGGTCTCGTCGCCGGCTTCATTTTCTGA
- the atpB gene encoding F0F1 ATP synthase subunit A: MSDRTAGKEFPAARPRERTLSVTILAGEFHAPSLNDFFPPAVLFEGTPFELDRLMLIRIVMAAVLLIVMFAAFRRPQLVPRGLQNVAETGLVFVKEQICDEVLGKETGKKFLPLISSIFFAVLFLNFSSIIPGLNISSNARIGMPLVLAVVAYLTFNYVGIKKYGFLKYMRSSIVVPNVPPALHLLLIPIEFISTFVLRPFTMTVRLMANMLAGHIMLVLFFSATQFFLFDAVPWMKVFSPFSLLAGLGFTLFELLVIFLQAYVFALLTAVYIGLAQHADSH; encoded by the coding sequence ATGTCCGATCGAACCGCAGGGAAAGAATTCCCTGCGGCCCGACCACGGGAGAGAACGCTGAGCGTCACCATTTTGGCGGGCGAGTTCCACGCGCCGTCGCTTAACGACTTCTTCCCTCCAGCAGTGCTGTTCGAGGGGACGCCTTTCGAGCTCGACCGTTTGATGCTCATTCGCATCGTGATGGCGGCCGTTCTCTTGATCGTGATGTTCGCGGCATTCCGGCGGCCGCAGCTGGTTCCGCGCGGTCTGCAGAATGTCGCGGAAACCGGTCTGGTCTTCGTCAAGGAACAGATCTGTGACGAGGTTCTGGGCAAGGAAACCGGTAAGAAGTTCCTGCCGCTCATCTCCTCGATCTTCTTCGCCGTGCTGTTCCTGAACTTCTCCAGCATCATTCCGGGGTTGAACATCTCGTCGAACGCGCGCATCGGTATGCCGCTGGTGCTGGCCGTCGTCGCCTACCTGACGTTCAACTACGTCGGTATCAAGAAGTACGGCTTCCTGAAATACATGCGCTCGAGCATCGTGGTGCCGAATGTGCCTCCGGCACTGCACCTGCTGCTGATTCCGATCGAGTTCATCTCGACCTTCGTGCTCCGCCCCTTCACCATGACCGTCCGACTCATGGCGAACATGCTGGCCGGCCACATCATGCTGGTGCTGTTCTTCAGCGCCACTCAGTTCTTCCTGTTCGATGCCGTCCCCTGGATGAAGGTGTTCTCGCCGTTCTCGCTGCTCGCGGGTCTGGGCTTCACACTCTTCGAACTCCTGGTGATCTTCCTGCAGGCGTACGTGTTCGCGCTGCTGACCGCTGTGTACATCGGTCTCGCGCAGCACGCCGACTCACACTGA
- a CDS encoding glycosyltransferase family 4 protein, with protein sequence MLSSQGVFSQGAVVPLRELLLVLFVATVVTYLCTGGIRVAAIAFGAVAVPRERDVHVKPIPRMGGVGIYLGLVIAVLFAHQLPALRRGFDYPKDIPAVLAAGTLIVLVGIIDDRWGLDWLTKLVGQVTAAGVMAVMGLSWVAIYNPFTNETVVLDPLQGGLVTVGITVVMINAMNFVDGLDGLAAGLGFIASIAVFVFTAGLLYEVGGATDTYPPALLAAALAGGCLGFLPHNFQPARIFMGDSGSMMIGLMLAAISTGASGRIPLQGYGPRDIVGLLSPLLLVGAVMFIPVLDLVLAIVRRVRAGVSFSTPDKMHLHHRLLQIGHSHRRVVLLIYLWVSVLAFGAVGTSLMDRTVVVLLFAAGLVFALIVTAVPSWRELTDRAARKPPRGPDVAAR encoded by the coding sequence ATGCTGTCGAGTCAGGGCGTATTCAGCCAGGGCGCGGTCGTCCCGCTGCGGGAGCTGCTGCTGGTGCTGTTCGTCGCGACGGTGGTGACCTACCTGTGCACCGGTGGAATCCGGGTGGCGGCCATCGCCTTCGGTGCGGTGGCGGTGCCGCGCGAGCGCGATGTGCATGTGAAGCCGATTCCGCGCATGGGCGGTGTGGGCATCTATCTGGGTCTGGTGATCGCCGTCCTGTTCGCGCATCAGCTGCCCGCACTGCGCCGCGGATTCGACTACCCCAAGGACATTCCCGCGGTCCTGGCCGCGGGCACGCTGATCGTGCTGGTCGGCATTATCGACGACCGCTGGGGTCTGGACTGGCTGACCAAACTCGTCGGCCAGGTGACGGCCGCGGGTGTGATGGCGGTGATGGGCCTGAGCTGGGTCGCCATCTACAACCCCTTCACCAATGAGACGGTGGTGCTCGATCCGCTGCAGGGCGGTCTGGTGACCGTGGGCATCACCGTCGTCATGATCAATGCGATGAATTTCGTGGACGGCCTGGACGGTTTGGCCGCGGGGCTGGGTTTCATCGCCTCGATCGCGGTGTTCGTGTTCACCGCGGGCCTGCTCTACGAAGTGGGCGGCGCGACCGACACCTATCCGCCCGCCCTGCTGGCCGCGGCGCTCGCGGGCGGCTGTCTCGGATTTCTTCCGCACAATTTCCAGCCCGCGCGAATTTTCATGGGCGACTCCGGTTCCATGATGATCGGATTGATGCTGGCGGCCATCTCCACCGGCGCTTCCGGCCGAATTCCGCTGCAGGGTTACGGCCCGCGCGACATCGTGGGTCTGTTGTCACCGCTGTTGCTGGTGGGCGCCGTGATGTTCATTCCGGTACTTGATCTTGTTCTTGCCATCGTGCGCCGCGTGCGCGCCGGTGTGAGTTTCTCCACTCCCGATAAAATGCATCTGCACCACCGGCTGTTGCAGATCGGCCATTCGCACCGCCGCGTCGTGCTGCTCATCTACTTGTGGGTGAGCGTGCTGGCATTCGGCGCCGTCGGCACCTCGCTGATGGATCGCACCGTCGTGGTGCTGTTGTTCGCGGCGGGCCTGGTTTTCGCCCTGATCGTCACCGCGGTGCCGTCCTGGCGGGAGCTCACCGACCGGGCCGCGCGCAAACCGCCGCGGGGCCCGGATGTCGCGGCCCGGTAG